A region of Thermothielavioides terrestris NRRL 8126 chromosome 6, complete sequence DNA encodes the following proteins:
- a CDS encoding uncharacterized protein (Contains conserved domain WD40[cd00200], WD40 domain and SMC_prok_A[TIGR02169], SMC (structural maintenance of chromosomes.)), whose translation MSNYGLPGSSGPAEAETNPKFESLLAQLRLQSSPSPGPDFHGKFDYNGGGQQFYGHLSNPDSPNPQAQAQDGAHPPAFLPEAPTPPVGFSHAQFPPGLMNSMTVARGGGAGAGAGAGAEDDRTAHLLNLLKYSGQSGPPTTHPLPAREPPTNVAPAPIAPPVIHAPAPVAADPTGLLAALMKGNVQPEPARPGPNSSTWNQASPPSDTQQYLLNLLNRPKPSQHDAPDFVESSLLTPPPLADDADDSKNVERSHGARSGDATLVGTVASRSEFDFEPKNLESQFTSTPRSQHSHQSASRPPVPPYSDHFDGLSGSSPIHRTPKSSTTPEASSSAVGAGQPPAPVPIQILKKPEAAQSSYEQKRPLSDSGATHSPEHTKRKLEHPVSPSQNGAAAAGLGEPGVSPPSHPTGRTPHPAPASSHVSGEAKKESVADAVVGLAEPADREAREALARAGQEQAQTESPEQVTDARKDDASAQAIQAASPHVKKQLVEEDNRTAVVDPSLPPDTAEEPKDSGDDAALLAQGAVADSWESAEADEMAVVEETASPVTVYNFPMMPWITISLREIDQPRPVFREEAILDIARLKKDFDQVDRNLVSASETYMAYGMSKAGGLRVIRQEDGKDAKLFTDTKDRIFNVAISTSPDHQHPKEAIIGTGVSGTVYWARLKNGDRDHLEDAHPEQDGFALPPISAQEGGDTPGGVLKTRARPSSMHPDFFAVGRGKSINIIWPSFIFNNNLFKNGHGRVVDTEKLLKQCSLKVNTGKAGKDFTFSPDDTVIVSLDKSGRVKFWDVRDLTAAREGSDPLDPMPARTSLEIREPLMTLTTTPEGEKAWPTSVLLLDKFRPYQRRAALRYMIVGMKQNHTLQLWDLALGKPVQEFNFPHNKESDAVCSVMYHAPSSMIVVGHPTRNSIYFLHLSAPKYSMRHLSQVEYVQLLVAQDPSIPQPESTAVISGIREYSFANKGALRSLSILENPAASADGDEPTLFELYAMHSKGVTCLFIKQSELGWTKDNKVIAPADAVEVGLAKISKLVAPSPAQPAETQNSSVAVGDATAAPQIRIATRGAKDAATKISSPESDDKKGPESLTPPKLERKDEVETPVPAPEKNEKKGRKKKGGGAAAAAAAAAAAAAAASSTDRGDHAPSTTDVARAPSQSKANKPTRNADAGAEAASSRYGPDMPVASSTISPEQLDSVVSKLEARIVSNISGRFDTVFHEILRKMQSFQDNRDSAFASNQSTLLQMVADVLNENTEAVLKNLIIAQINNNVIPSVRGAIDKSVSEQLSAKSSAQMSAIQKEVQRLLPSAVGQAMQKPDVGKAISDKISHGVTSQIEAQISRSLNALIPALAKTTAQSVHQRIVEDVNGRIREAFEQLEERRRGENAKLDRLIAQTQDLANAVSSLAASQAQMQKELTALRQQVNDKARERASAAEGHVHSHAHSHGGTGSHGPPANASRELVNYPPPQHQHQHHHHQPQQQAPATHSHQTHAPYPQQHQHQFGNQEGQVVFAPLSREERQKMELDNLVESIDGLMRSGNYDEAMLRWLQQSGDHMEEIFQQVISNYSPVFVQELQPLLLLSVGATISSDLSRSSQKLMKKVSLLEVVIYAFNQNLGSLDDQVREVTPKIMSMLKMRIEQLFLEISRIAPHDPALKTLSSMSQVAGRIAESVQLRHGSMHAPGHMGAPY comes from the exons ATGTCCAACTACGGCTTacccggcagcagcggccccGCCGAGGCAGAGACCAATCCCAAGTTCGAGTCGCTGCTGGCCCAGCTTCGTCTACAGTCGTCCCCCAGTCCCGGCCCCGACTTTCACGGCAAGTTCGACtacaacggcggcggccagcagtTCTACGGCCATCTCTCGAATCCCGACTCTCCCAACCCTCAGGCCCAAGCCCAGGACGGCGCCCACCCGCCTGCCTTCCTCCCCGAAGCGCCTACACCGCCAGTCGGCTTTTCCCACGCCCAGTTCCCACCCGGCTTGATGAATTCAATGACCGTTgcccgtggcggcggcgctggggccggggccggggctgGGGCCGAAGATGACCGGACGGCCCACCTGCTGAACCTACTCAAGTACAGCGGACAGAGCGGTCCTCCGACCACCCACCCGCTGCCGGCTCGGGAGCCGCCAACGAACGTCGCACCGGCGCCAATCGCGCCTCCTGTCATCCATGCTCCCGCCCCCGTGGCTGCCGATCCGACCGGCTTGCTCGCTGCCCTTATGAAGGGCAACGTGCAGCCCGAGCCAGCGAGGCCGGGCCCCAACTCGTCGACGTGGAACCAAGCGTCCCCTCCTTCGGACACGCAACAATACTTGCTCAACCTGCTCAACAGGCCAAAGCCCAGTCAGCACGACGCGCCCGATTTTGTCGAGTCGAGCCTGCTGACCCCGCCCCCTCTCGCGGACGATGCGGACGACTCAAAGAATGTCGAACGCTCGCATGGCGCCCGCTCTGGTGACGCCACCCTGGTGGGCACAGTAGCATCACGGTCCGAGTTCGATTTCGAGCCCAAGAACCTCGAATCGCAGTTTACGTCGACCCCGCGTTCTCAGCACTCCCACCAGTCAGCTTCCAGGCCGCCTGTTCCGCCCTACTCAGACCATTTCGACGGTCTCTCGGGATCCTCGCCGATCCACCGGACCCCAAAGTCTTCGACGACTCCCGAAGCTTCGAGCTCGgctgtcggcgccgggcagcCACCCGCACCCGTGCCGATCCAGATTCTCAAAAAGCCCGAAGCCGCTCAATCATCCTACGAGCAAAAGCGTCCACTCAGCGATTCCGGTGCTACCCACAGCCCGGAACACACCAAGCGCAAGCTGGAGCATCCCGTCTCCCCCTCTCAAaacggtgccgccgccgccgggctcggCGAGCCGGGTGTCTCACCTCCGTCGCATCCCACCGGGCGGACACCGCATCCAGCCCCGGCCTCCAGCCACGTATCGGgcgaggccaagaaggagagcGTCGCGGATGCCGTCGTTGGACTGGCGGAGCCGGCCGACCGAGAAGCCAGGGAGGCTCTGGCCCGCGCAGGGCAGGAGCAGGCACAAACTGAGTCTCCCGAGCAAGTCACGGACGCGAGGAAGGATGACGCGTCTGCGCAGGCCATTCAGGCCGCCTCGCCCCACGTCAAGaagcagctcgtcgaggaagaTAACAGGACCGCTGTCGTGGACCCCTCTCTCCCCCCCGACACCGCCGAGGAACCCAAGGACAGCGGAGATGACGCTGCCCTGCTGGCACAGGGAGCCGTAGCCGACAGCTGGgagagcgccgaggccgacgagatGGCCGTGGTCGAGGAGACGGCCTCCCCCGTCACTGTATACAACTTCCCCATGATGCCGTGGATCACGATTAGCCTGCGCGAGATCGACCAGCCCCGACCTGTGTTCCGCGAAGAAGCCATCCTCGATATCGCCCGCCTGAAGAAGGACTTCGACCAGGTCGACCGTAATCTCGTGTCGGCTTCCGAGACGTACATGGCATATGGGATGTCCAAGGCCGGCGGTCTGCGGGTCATCAGACAGGAGGACGGTAAGGATGCCAAGCTCTTCACCGACACCAAGGACCGCATCTTCAATGTTGCCATCTCGACCTCTCCCGACCACCAGCATCCCAAGGAGGCCATCATCGGCACCGGCGTCAGCGGGACTGTCTACTGGGCCCGGCTCAAGAACGGTGACCGGGACCACCTGGAGGATGCGCACCCGGAGCAGGACGGCTTCGCCCTGCCTCCAATCTCCGCCCAGGAAGGTGGCGATACCCCTGGCGGCGTACTTAAGACGCGCGCTCGCCCCTCCTCCATGCACCCCGACTTCTTCGCGGTCGGTCGAGGCAAGTCGATCAACATCATCTGGCCATCGTTCATCTTCAACAACAACCTGTTCAAGAATGGCCACGGCCGGGTTGTCGACACCGAGAAGCTTCTGAAGCAATGCTCCCTGAAGGTCAACACGGGCAAGGCCGGCAAGGATTTCACCTTCAGCCCAGACGATACCGTCATCGTTTCGCTGGACAAGTCCGGGCGAGTCAAGTTCTGGGATGTCCGAGACCTCACGGCCGCGAGGGAAGGGTCGGACCCTCTGGATCCTATGCCGGCGCGGACATCGCTCGAGATCAGGGAGCCGCTCATGACCCTGACTACCACCCCTGAGGGCGAAAAGGCGTGGCCCACGTCAGTCTTGCTGCTGGATAAGTTCCGACCGTACCAGAGACGTGCCGCCCTGAGATACATGATCGTGGGCATGAAACAGAACCACACCCTCCAGCTCTGGGATCTCGCCTTGGGAAAGCCGGTTCAGGAGTTCAACTTCCCGCACAACAAAGAGTCCGACGCCGTGTGCAGCGTCATGTACCACGCGCCGTCCAGCATGATCGTCGTCGGCCATCCGACTCGCAATTCCATCTACTTCCTCCACCTGTCGGCACCCAAGTACTCGATGAGGCACCTGTCGCAGGTTGAATACGTCCAGCTCCTAGTCGCTCAGGATCCATCGATTCCACAGCCCGAGTCGACTGCCGTCATTAGCGGTATTCGGGAGTACTCATTCGCCAATAAGGGTGCCCTCCGCAGCCTCAGCATCCTCGAGAACCCTGCTGCGTCTGCCGACGGTGATGAGCCGACTCTCTTTGAGCTGTATGCCATGCACTCGAAAGGCGTGACATGCTTGTTCATCAAGCAATCCGAGCTGGGCTGGACTAAGGACAACAAAGTGATTGCTCCTGCCGATGCCGTGGAAGTTGGGCTTGCCAAGATCTCCAAGCTTGTGGCCCCATCTCCGGCTCAACCTGCGGAGACACAAAATTCTTCTGTCGCCGTCGGTGATGCTACTGCAGCGCCCCAGATCCGGATTGCCACGCGTGGCGCCAAGGACGCCGCGACCAAGATCTCGTCCCCGGAGAGCGATGATAAGAAAGGACCAGAGTCCTTGACCCCGCCGAAACTTGAGCGCAAAGATGAGGTCGAGACACCCGTGCCAGCTCCGGAGAAAAACGAGAAAAAGGggcggaagaagaagggcggcggcgctgccgccgcggcggctgcggctgctgctgctgctgctgctgccagcTCTACCGATCGTGGCGACCACGCTCCGTCCACGACCGACGTTGCTCGGGCGCCTTCGCAAAGCAAAGCTAACAAACCTACTCGCAACGCCGACGCTGGTGCCGAAGCCGCGTCGAGCAGGTATGGGCCAGATATGCCCGTCGCTTCCAGCACGATCTCTCCCGAACAACTCGACTCCGTAGTCTCCAAGTTGGAGGCACGCATCGTCTCCAATATCTCGGGTCGCTTTGACACTGTCTTCCACGAGATTTTGAGGAAGATGCAAAGTTTCCAGGACAACCGCGACTCTGCCTTCGCGAGCAACCAGTCTACGCTCCTGCAGATGGTGGCGGATGTGCTGAATGAGAACACAGAAGCCGTCCTCAAGAACCTGATCATCGCTCAAATTAACAACAACGTCATCCCCTCGGTTCGCGGCGCCATAGACAAGTCAGTCTCGGAGCAGCTGAGCGCGAAATCGAGCGCCCAAATGAGCGCGATCCAGAAGGAAGTTCAGAGACTCCTTCCGAGCGCCGTCGGTCAGGCTATGCAGAAACCCGACGTGGGCAAGGCGATTTCGGACAAGATCTCGCACGGTGTCACTTCCCAGATCGAAGCTCAGATTTCCAGGTCCCTGAATGCGCTCATTCCTGCTCtggcgaagacgacggcTCAGAGCGTCCATCAGCGCATCGTCGAGGATGTCAACGGTCGAATCCGCGAGGCtttcgagcagctcgaggagcgTCGTCGCGGCGAAAACGCTAAACTAGACAGGCTCATTGCCCAGACGCAGGATCTCGCTAACGCTGTCTCCTCCTTGGCAGCGTCCCAGGCGCAGATGCAGAAGGAGCTGACAGCTCTGAGGCAGCAAGTCAACGACAAGGCGCGCGAgagggcctcggcggccgagggaCATGTGCACAGCCACGCTCATTCGCacggcggcaccggctccCACGGTCCGCCCGCCAACGCTTCGAGGGAGTTGGTCAACTATCCACCTCCCCAGCATCAGCACcagcatcatcatcatcagccCCAGCAGCAAGCCCCTGCTACGCACTCGCACCAGACCCATGCGCCGTATCCGCAGCAGCATCAACATCAGTTCGGAAACCAAGAGGGGCAGGTGGTCTTCGCACCACTCAGTCGCGAGGAGCGTCAGAAGATGGAGCTCGACAACCTGGTCGAGTCGATTGACGGGCTGATGCGTTCCGGCAATTACGATGAAGCGATGCTTCGCTGGCTGCAGCAGTCGGGTGACCACATGGAGGAGATTTTCCAGCAGGTGATCTCCAACTACAGCCCTGTCTTTGTCCAAGAGTTGCAGCCTCTCCTCCTGCTGTCTGTAGGCGCGACGATCTCGAGTGACCTGAGCCGCAGCTCGCAGAAATTGATGAAGAAGGTCAGCCTCTTGGAAGTTGTTATCTACGCTTTCAACCAGAATCTGGGCTCCTTG GATGACCAAGTCCGAGAGGTCACGCCCAAGATCATGTCTATGTTGAAGATGCGGATCGAACAGCTCTTCCTAGAGATTAGCCGCATCGCACCACACGATCCAGCCTTGAAGACGCTCTCTAGCATGAGCCAAGTCGCCGGCCGGATAGCCGAGAGTGTCCAGCTGCGTCACGGCTCAATGCACGCCCCTGGCCACATGGGCGCCCCATACTGA